A stretch of DNA from Coccidioides posadasii str. Silveira chromosome 1, complete sequence:
TCGATAATATTCGTTGATGAGATTGATTCGTTGCTCTCTTCTCGTTTAAGTGGCGACCATGATGCCACTCGACGATCGAAAACCCAATTCCTTGTTGAATGGTCTGACCTTCAGCGTGCAGCCGCCGGGAGAGAGCAATCAACCAAAGAGAAAGCTGAAGGTGATGCAACAAGGGTTCTTGTGCTCGGTGCGACGAACGTGCCGTGGGACATCGACGATGCAGCCCGGCGGAGATTTGTTCGGAGACAATATATACCCCTACCTGAGGATGATGTGCGAAAGCTGCAACTTCAGAAGTTACTTAGCCATCAGAAACATGAGCTGTCGGAGGAGGATATTGATGTTCTAGTCAAAGTTACTGACGGTAACTCTTACCCCTTTCCTCACATTAACTTGAGTTACCATTTGAAACTCGGTACTAACAGTAGTTATATTAACCCAGGGTTCTCTGGTTCTGATATCACAGCTTTGGCTAAAGATGCTGCTATGGGCCCTCTTCGCAACCTCGGCGAAGCTCTCCTCAGCACACCCATGGATGAGATCTGCCCAATTCGCTTTAAGGATTTCGAGTCGTCTCTTTACTCTATCAGGCCCAGCGTCAGTCGTGAACGCCTAAAGGAGTACGAAAGCTGGGCACGAGATTATGGGGAACGCGGCTCTTAGCTCCGCCAGTCGACAATTCATGTTGtttattctcttttcttcctgaCTTCTTTTCCCTCCTTCGGGTCCGAGGGAGTCCCTGCAGTGATGTGGATACTGTGAGTAGGTTTAAGGGAATTGTACTCTGGGAGTTAAATGCATCGGCATCTGTGGTTCTATTATTGTCCTGATTTTTCTAGTACGTTGGCTCATGGGATGGAGTTGGCTGCTCTCCTGTCAAACATCTATGGATATGAAATGCTGGATCAACCTGAATCCACCGGTTGCTGGCTTTCAATGAACACGTGCATTGCATTGGCACTGGTTTATGATCGATAGCTCTGCTCTTTTCTTGCTAGCCTTCTTTCAGTTTTCAGTTTTTACAGAATGTAGTTATTTTAATCTTCATTGATTAATCAATAGCAATCACCGTGCCGAGTTATATGGTTTTCTGTAATAGTCTATGTCAATGCACTTGCCTCTTGACTTTCGTGCTTGATTATCATCGCTTGACACATTCAATTCCGTACCTATAAGTTAAGTGTAAAGAGCACGGAGTGCATGCTGGGAATATACTTGTAACAATCGATAACTTATTCGATTCTatcaaacatacatcatatTATACAGAGCGGCGTAATGACACCCTTCGTCTTGCCGCCGAGAACGGAataaagagaagaaaaacaagTTTCTATTCGAGCTTTGACAACTCTCGGGGATTTCTCCTTGTTACGcatatttctttgtttctcaCGCTCTCACCGCAGTATTCCGAACATTCTCCGTTTTCTCGGAATCCTCCGCGAGCAGTAATTTAATGTGCTCGACACGATCTTTAGAGAGCATCCCTCCGAGCAACAATTTCTCGAGTATCTGCCGTTTCACTGGCCCCAGTTTCTTTCCCGAGCCTTTCATTCTTTTCACAGAGTCATCCACAAATCTCTCAGGTTCTGTCAGGACTGGTGGACGTGCGCTAATCGGCGTCTCGAATGGCGCTATAATTCTCTCTACCACGTTCTTAGGATTTCCGAAATTAAAACCGTTCGAGAATTCGATCACATCACCTTCGCGGAGGGAGTTGTTCGGATCCGATACGCTGACCCTTGTCTTGAGGGGGTAGTATTTGTGCAGATTTCTGTCCCAATGTGTGGTGATGTGCACGACTTGAACGACTTTGTCCCTTTTACCGGCGGAAATGACGGTGCCGGTTTTGTGGTGGGTTATACCCTTGATATTGGAGTGTCTCGGGGTTTGCGGTTTGCGGGTGAGTTGATTGACTTGGGATTCTTCTGGCGGCGGTGGCGGCGGTGAGGAGGGCGTGGCATTCGTGTTTGATGGGGATGTATCGGTCGATAA
This window harbors:
- a CDS encoding uncharacterized protein (EggNog:ENOG410PRF2~COG:S); the encoded protein is MNTRSLLCLSRTAASPLGSSFAATACLSSRRPQYFNRPQINAPLSTDTSPSNTNATPSSPPPPPPEESQVNQLTRKPQTPRHSNIKGITHHKTGTVISAGKRDKVVQVVHITTHWDRNLHKYYPLKTRVSVSDPNNSLREGDVIEFSNGFNFGNPKNVVERIIAPFETPISARPPVLTEPERFVDDSVKRMKGSGKKLGPVKRQILEKLLLGGMLSKDRVEHIKLLLAEDSEKTENVRNTAVRA